In a single window of the Rhopalosiphum padi isolate XX-2018 chromosome 1, ASM2088224v1, whole genome shotgun sequence genome:
- the LOC132917921 gene encoding erythroid differentiation-related factor 1-like isoform X1, with protein MMIKQNTQDSTLNDEHVQFKSKAVVVVSTVRTPNCIRHKVNTNLNLKPQNFLSNEAESFGVRCVSGDFHGLSSFEMANMFLEDIGKLDVVSSAENIKNLCKLPYSKKSVSIMVHRIGNTLLFDEFDVEEHLTQDTFEKWAWLKKFFYNNIVKSSGTKVECITFKKNNSRKINHKNLVSKFLHHTIGSDSHNDLIKNVCNETSQLAPEKIFPGFPQIHRLFNRNVLWDFEDLQMLIGTNLTIFRNDNNSSLSTKLRDMSKSLSVLTGIDYWLENLMNDIPEIEICYHINGIVQKYERVKTEDIPCLNGSTFSPNIINDNMQKIILFLRSSTIVGHTHWLFKGKNDTVQLYNLTILSSESLIDNPNPFMFPMATLLNQVTYKLKYNPENEKLYNSITIIHLLNSNLELLDKHKYPQVVTYVNYFLSDVYITLGNNPSSSIKELTNYNENSAIFHFDTAIASYNFVSEDSTSKHNLTAIKCFYEALYYIGGSLSHLLYFKNDKDIMVELGQISLSETKPIKYLVSEKIANNKTHTKGIRKKNQKPNKGKKVFKKKDDIESNPGFILLYYFRSIPTNWNNPPNVKSNNLCNFGLKQMLYEKASRAYFNLADKWFACNNYGQALKNFRLSLECQLQIAHTEENSFKHILECCGNCSLSIINSWDKIKQYISEFETDEMYDFELREMLLHNSKNCTNKDLKEIPKKTIKSKECMLNTAKHCFLRTLILETETEKKITLNKRLGIVYYQYTTFYMNEIINAIETNTPLTLIKLKWLQNQSELYFKLGSNIFKKQGDKINFNMIHQNLASFYQYIVLCLKKFQMPIKELIKEDNINSKVINIYMKLLLELGDRESDSELWDEFNYELFSILHCISNQNYSILSKNSLKSQQKCIKSYEEALKYCDLENNTTRRTEYEFKSACIHFKLGSLFAINLDKYIHIKSPKVDSVLLQIESYYNTSFETFFKLNFPLDCLEVLLEMIKLNMRFIDGTLHDVKHVKSIIKTLKKFNNVLEKFFKNKDSLKHFHIENKIEDLDVGNKSNYEKRIFKNLIDLNENVCKFLKCMIKLAITKMYKWLADNEDELKNIYRVLLRNNITENNYSQLMIAINQLLVFLITWEWIYM; from the exons ATGATG attaaacaAAATACTCAGGACAGTACTTTAAACGACGAACATGTTCAATTTAAATCAAAAGCTGTTGTTGTGGTTTCAACAGTTCGAACACCCAATTGTATTCGTCATAAGGTTAACACTAATCTAAATTTGAAACCacaaaattttttaagtaaCGAGGCTGAATCATTTGGTGTGCGGTGCGTGTCTGGTGATTTTCATGGACTTTCTAG TTTTGAAATGGCAAATATGTTTCTCGAAGACATTGGCAAATTGGACGTTGTGTCAAGTGCAGAAAATATTAAGAATCTTTGCAAGTTGCCATACAGTAAGAAATCT gttaGCATTATGGTACATAGAATTGGTAATACTTTACTTTTCGATGAATTTGATGTCGAGGAACACTTAACACAAGATACATTTGAGAAATGGGCCtggttaaaaaaattcttttacaacaatattgtaaaatcttCTGGTACTAAG gtTGAATGCATCACTTTTAAGAAGAATAATTCtagaaaaattaatcataaaaatttggTATCAAAATTTTTGCACCATACCATTGGATCAGATTCACACAATgacctaataaaaaatgtttgcaatGAAACTTCTCAA CTTGCAccagaaaaaatatttccagGTTTTCCTCAAATACATCGATTATTTAACCGAAATGTTTTATGGGATTTTGAAGACTTGCAAATGTTAATAGGTACAAATTTGACAATTTTTAGAAATGACAATAATTCATCTTTAAGCACAAAATtaag AGACATGTCAAAATCTTTAAGTGTGTTAACTGGGATTGATTATTGGCTAGAAAACTTAATGAATGATATCCCTGAAATCGAAATTTGTTATCATATAAATGGTATTGTCCAAAAATATGAACGGGTGAAGACAGAAGATATACCATGTTTGAATGGCTCGACATTTTctccaaatataattaatgataatatgcaaaaaataatattatttttacgatcGTCTACTATTGTTGGACATACACATTGGTTATTTAAAG GGAAAAATGATACGGTACAACTTTATAATTTGACAATATTATCTTCTGAATCATTAATTGATAACCCAAATCCATTTATGTTTCCAATGGCTACGTTGTTAAACCaggttacttataaattaaaatataacccagaaaatgaaaaactgtataattccattactattatacatttacttaaCAGTAACCTAGAATTAttagataaacataaatatcCACAA gTTGTTACATATGTCAATTACTTTCTATCAGATGTTTACATTACACTTGGTAATAATCCATCAAGCTCTATAAAAGAATTAACTAACTATAATGAAAACTCAGctatttttcattttgataCTGCTATTGCATCATATAATTTTG TATCAGAAGACTCTAcatcaaaacataatttaactgcaatcaaatgtttttatgaggcattgtattatattggagGTAGTTTAAGTCATTtactatatttcaaaaatgataaAGATATTATG GTTGAACTTGGACAAATATCATTATCTGAAACTAAACCAATTAAATATCTTGTTTCTGAAAaaattgcaaataataaaaCTCATACTAAAGGTATTCGAAAGAAAAATCAGAAACCAAACAAAgggaaaaaagtttttaaaaaaaaagatgataTTGAATCTAA tcctggctttattttattatattattttagatctaTTCCAACAAATTGGAATAATCCACCTAATGTTAAAAGCAATAATTTGTGTAATTTTGGCCTCAAGCAAATGCTCTATGAAAAAGCATCCagagcatattttaatttagctgATAAATGGTTTGCATGCAATAA ttatgGACAAGCTTTAAAAAATTTTCGGCTATCACTTGAATGTCAATTACAGATTGCCCATACTGAAGAGAATTCATTCAAACATATATTAGAATGTTGTGGCAATTGTTCCTtgtcaattattaattcttgggataaaataaaacagtacaTAAGTGAATTTGAAACTGATGAAATGTATGATTTTGAATTAAGAGAAATGTTGTTACATAATTCTAAAAACTGTACTAAcaaag atttaaaagaaataccaaaaaaaaccattaaatcaaAAGAATGCATGTTAAATACAGCAAAACATTGTTTCTTACGTACATTGATATTAGAAACAGAAACTGAGAAAAAAATTACTCTGAATAAACGATTAGGCATTGTTTACTATCAATATACTACATTTTACATGAATGAAATAATAA ATGCCATTGAAACTAATACCCCTCTAACtcttataaagttaaaatggCTTCAAAACCAATCAgagctttattttaaattggggagtaatatatttaaaaaacaaggtgataagattaattttaatatgatacatCAAAACTTAGCAAGTTTCTACCAATACATAGtactatgtttaaaaaaatttcaaatgcccatcaaagaattaattaaagaagataatataaattctaag gtTATAAATATCTACATGAAACTTTTATTAGAGTTGGGTGACCGTGAGTCTGATTCAGAACTTTGGGATGAATTTAACtatgaattattttcaattctGCACTGTATATCAAATCAAAACTATTCAATATTATCCAAA aACAGTTTAAAAAgccaacaaaaatgtattaaatcataTGAGGAAGCTTTGAAATATTGTGATTTGGAAAATAATACAACCAGAAGAACTGAATATGAGTTTAAATCAGCATGTATTCACTTTAAGCTAGGATCATTGTTTGCTATTAATTTAGA caaatatattcatataaagtCTCCAAAGGTTGATTCTGTTTTACTTCAAATTGAGTCTTACTATAATACTTCATTTGaaaccttttttaaattaaactttccTTTGGATTGTCTTGAAGTTCTCTTAGAAATGATAAAACTAAACATGCGCTTTATTGATG GTACATTGCACGATGTTAAACATGtcaaatctattataaaaacattgaaaaaatttaataatgtacttgaaaaattttttaaaaataaggattcattaaaacattttcacattgaaaataaaattgaggaCTTGGATGTTGGCAATAAGTCAAATTATGAAaagagaatatttaaaaatttaatagatcTAAATGAAAATGTTTGCAAGTTTTTGAAGTGTATGATCAAGTTAGCCATAACTAAAATGTACAA ATGGCTGGCTGATAATGAAGAtgaactgaaaaatatttatcgtgtactgttaagaaataatattactgaaaaTAACTATTCACAACTAATGATAGCTATAAATCAATTACTAGTTTTTTTGATAACGTGGGAGtggatttatatgtaa
- the LOC132917921 gene encoding erythroid differentiation-related factor 1-like isoform X2: MMIKQNTQDSTLNDEHVQFKSKAVVVVSTVRTPNCIRHKVNTNLNLKPQNFLSNEAESFGVRCVSGDFHGLSSFEMANMFLEDIGKLDVVSSAENIKNLCKLPYSKKSVSIMVHRIGNTLLFDEFDVEEHLTQDTFEKWAWLKKFFYNNIVKSSGTKVECITFKKNNSRKINHKNLVSKFLHHTIGSDSHNDLIKNVCNETSQLAPEKIFPGFPQIHRLFNRNVLWDFEDLQMLIGTNLTIFRNDNNSSLSTKLRDMSKSLSVLTGIDYWLENLMNDIPEIEICYHINGIVQKYERVKTEDIPCLNGSTFSPNIINDNMQKIILFLRSSTIVGHTHWLFKGKNDTVQLYNLTILSSESLIDNPNPFMFPMATLLNQVTYKLKYNPENEKLYNSITIIHLLNSNLELLDKHKYPQVVTYVNYFLSDVYITLGNNPSSSIKELTNYNENSAIFHFDTAIASYNFVSEDSTSKHNLTAIKCFYEALYYIGGSLSHLLYFKNDKDIMVELGQISLSETKPIKYLVSEKIANNKTHTKGIRKKNQKPNKGKKVFKKKDDIESKSIPTNWNNPPNVKSNNLCNFGLKQMLYEKASRAYFNLADKWFACNNYGQALKNFRLSLECQLQIAHTEENSFKHILECCGNCSLSIINSWDKIKQYISEFETDEMYDFELREMLLHNSKNCTNKDLKEIPKKTIKSKECMLNTAKHCFLRTLILETETEKKITLNKRLGIVYYQYTTFYMNEIINAIETNTPLTLIKLKWLQNQSELYFKLGSNIFKKQGDKINFNMIHQNLASFYQYIVLCLKKFQMPIKELIKEDNINSKVINIYMKLLLELGDRESDSELWDEFNYELFSILHCISNQNYSILSKNSLKSQQKCIKSYEEALKYCDLENNTTRRTEYEFKSACIHFKLGSLFAINLDKYIHIKSPKVDSVLLQIESYYNTSFETFFKLNFPLDCLEVLLEMIKLNMRFIDGTLHDVKHVKSIIKTLKKFNNVLEKFFKNKDSLKHFHIENKIEDLDVGNKSNYEKRIFKNLIDLNENVCKFLKCMIKLAITKMYKWLADNEDELKNIYRVLLRNNITENNYSQLMIAINQLLVFLITWEWIYM; the protein is encoded by the exons ATGATG attaaacaAAATACTCAGGACAGTACTTTAAACGACGAACATGTTCAATTTAAATCAAAAGCTGTTGTTGTGGTTTCAACAGTTCGAACACCCAATTGTATTCGTCATAAGGTTAACACTAATCTAAATTTGAAACCacaaaattttttaagtaaCGAGGCTGAATCATTTGGTGTGCGGTGCGTGTCTGGTGATTTTCATGGACTTTCTAG TTTTGAAATGGCAAATATGTTTCTCGAAGACATTGGCAAATTGGACGTTGTGTCAAGTGCAGAAAATATTAAGAATCTTTGCAAGTTGCCATACAGTAAGAAATCT gttaGCATTATGGTACATAGAATTGGTAATACTTTACTTTTCGATGAATTTGATGTCGAGGAACACTTAACACAAGATACATTTGAGAAATGGGCCtggttaaaaaaattcttttacaacaatattgtaaaatcttCTGGTACTAAG gtTGAATGCATCACTTTTAAGAAGAATAATTCtagaaaaattaatcataaaaatttggTATCAAAATTTTTGCACCATACCATTGGATCAGATTCACACAATgacctaataaaaaatgtttgcaatGAAACTTCTCAA CTTGCAccagaaaaaatatttccagGTTTTCCTCAAATACATCGATTATTTAACCGAAATGTTTTATGGGATTTTGAAGACTTGCAAATGTTAATAGGTACAAATTTGACAATTTTTAGAAATGACAATAATTCATCTTTAAGCACAAAATtaag AGACATGTCAAAATCTTTAAGTGTGTTAACTGGGATTGATTATTGGCTAGAAAACTTAATGAATGATATCCCTGAAATCGAAATTTGTTATCATATAAATGGTATTGTCCAAAAATATGAACGGGTGAAGACAGAAGATATACCATGTTTGAATGGCTCGACATTTTctccaaatataattaatgataatatgcaaaaaataatattatttttacgatcGTCTACTATTGTTGGACATACACATTGGTTATTTAAAG GGAAAAATGATACGGTACAACTTTATAATTTGACAATATTATCTTCTGAATCATTAATTGATAACCCAAATCCATTTATGTTTCCAATGGCTACGTTGTTAAACCaggttacttataaattaaaatataacccagaaaatgaaaaactgtataattccattactattatacatttacttaaCAGTAACCTAGAATTAttagataaacataaatatcCACAA gTTGTTACATATGTCAATTACTTTCTATCAGATGTTTACATTACACTTGGTAATAATCCATCAAGCTCTATAAAAGAATTAACTAACTATAATGAAAACTCAGctatttttcattttgataCTGCTATTGCATCATATAATTTTG TATCAGAAGACTCTAcatcaaaacataatttaactgcaatcaaatgtttttatgaggcattgtattatattggagGTAGTTTAAGTCATTtactatatttcaaaaatgataaAGATATTATG GTTGAACTTGGACAAATATCATTATCTGAAACTAAACCAATTAAATATCTTGTTTCTGAAAaaattgcaaataataaaaCTCATACTAAAGGTATTCGAAAGAAAAATCAGAAACCAAACAAAgggaaaaaagtttttaaaaaaaaagatgataTTGAATCTAA atctaTTCCAACAAATTGGAATAATCCACCTAATGTTAAAAGCAATAATTTGTGTAATTTTGGCCTCAAGCAAATGCTCTATGAAAAAGCATCCagagcatattttaatttagctgATAAATGGTTTGCATGCAATAA ttatgGACAAGCTTTAAAAAATTTTCGGCTATCACTTGAATGTCAATTACAGATTGCCCATACTGAAGAGAATTCATTCAAACATATATTAGAATGTTGTGGCAATTGTTCCTtgtcaattattaattcttgggataaaataaaacagtacaTAAGTGAATTTGAAACTGATGAAATGTATGATTTTGAATTAAGAGAAATGTTGTTACATAATTCTAAAAACTGTACTAAcaaag atttaaaagaaataccaaaaaaaaccattaaatcaaAAGAATGCATGTTAAATACAGCAAAACATTGTTTCTTACGTACATTGATATTAGAAACAGAAACTGAGAAAAAAATTACTCTGAATAAACGATTAGGCATTGTTTACTATCAATATACTACATTTTACATGAATGAAATAATAA ATGCCATTGAAACTAATACCCCTCTAACtcttataaagttaaaatggCTTCAAAACCAATCAgagctttattttaaattggggagtaatatatttaaaaaacaaggtgataagattaattttaatatgatacatCAAAACTTAGCAAGTTTCTACCAATACATAGtactatgtttaaaaaaatttcaaatgcccatcaaagaattaattaaagaagataatataaattctaag gtTATAAATATCTACATGAAACTTTTATTAGAGTTGGGTGACCGTGAGTCTGATTCAGAACTTTGGGATGAATTTAACtatgaattattttcaattctGCACTGTATATCAAATCAAAACTATTCAATATTATCCAAA aACAGTTTAAAAAgccaacaaaaatgtattaaatcataTGAGGAAGCTTTGAAATATTGTGATTTGGAAAATAATACAACCAGAAGAACTGAATATGAGTTTAAATCAGCATGTATTCACTTTAAGCTAGGATCATTGTTTGCTATTAATTTAGA caaatatattcatataaagtCTCCAAAGGTTGATTCTGTTTTACTTCAAATTGAGTCTTACTATAATACTTCATTTGaaaccttttttaaattaaactttccTTTGGATTGTCTTGAAGTTCTCTTAGAAATGATAAAACTAAACATGCGCTTTATTGATG GTACATTGCACGATGTTAAACATGtcaaatctattataaaaacattgaaaaaatttaataatgtacttgaaaaattttttaaaaataaggattcattaaaacattttcacattgaaaataaaattgaggaCTTGGATGTTGGCAATAAGTCAAATTATGAAaagagaatatttaaaaatttaatagatcTAAATGAAAATGTTTGCAAGTTTTTGAAGTGTATGATCAAGTTAGCCATAACTAAAATGTACAA ATGGCTGGCTGATAATGAAGAtgaactgaaaaatatttatcgtgtactgttaagaaataatattactgaaaaTAACTATTCACAACTAATGATAGCTATAAATCAATTACTAGTTTTTTTGATAACGTGGGAGtggatttatatgtaa